One part of the Phycisphaeraceae bacterium genome encodes these proteins:
- a CDS encoding DUF2752 domain-containing protein → MRTAPATPPAPSPVAPPRTVVRTASFGNRLLAAGVAVACLALLAVASTLSPASNGHGTHMQLGLAPCGWAVATGYPCPTCGMTTSFAAAVRAHPWDAIRAQPMGFLLALVTAVVFWGALHTAVFGSQLPRLGARLLAPRYLWLVAGIWAASWAYKIITWHT, encoded by the coding sequence GTGAGGACCGCACCCGCCACACCCCCGGCGCCGAGCCCGGTCGCGCCGCCTCGAACGGTCGTACGCACCGCCTCCTTTGGCAACCGCCTCCTCGCCGCCGGTGTGGCCGTGGCGTGCCTTGCCCTTCTGGCGGTGGCATCGACCTTGTCGCCCGCATCAAACGGGCACGGCACGCACATGCAACTGGGCCTCGCACCCTGCGGATGGGCTGTGGCGACCGGCTACCCCTGCCCGACTTGCGGGATGACGACGTCGTTCGCGGCAGCCGTCCGCGCCCATCCATGGGATGCGATCAGAGCCCAGCCAATGGGCTTCCTGCTCGCCCTGGTGACCGCTGTCGTGTTCTGGGGGGCGTTGCACACCGCAGTGTTCGGGTCCCAACTACCCCGGTTGGGGGCCCGTCTCCTTGCCCCACGATACCTTTGGCTCGTTGCGGGGATCTGGGCGGCCTCGTGGGCGTACAAGATCATCACCTGGCACACTTGA
- a CDS encoding DUF2585 family protein → MHVSPGSTSPQPPAVSGPPAAPAQGWAALGASAAIIVAMVAAMRLEGRRWWCQCGEVRLWSWDVWTPHCSQHLIDPYSITHLSHGLIFYMVLAWATPQWTRSWRLCTAIGIAAAWEVLENSPIIIDRYRSATMSLDYLGDSVVNSLGDVLSCIAGFFLAQALGWKKTLALLVAIELLLLVVIRDNLTLNVLMLVYPVDAIKAWQSVGHV, encoded by the coding sequence ATGCACGTGTCCCCCGGCTCCACGTCACCTCAGCCGCCTGCGGTCAGTGGCCCACCGGCCGCCCCGGCGCAGGGTTGGGCTGCATTGGGCGCCTCAGCGGCCATCATCGTCGCGATGGTGGCCGCCATGAGGCTGGAGGGCCGGCGGTGGTGGTGCCAGTGCGGTGAGGTCCGGCTGTGGTCGTGGGATGTGTGGACCCCGCACTGTTCACAGCACTTGATCGATCCGTACAGCATCACCCACCTGTCGCACGGGCTGATCTTCTACATGGTGCTCGCATGGGCAACGCCGCAATGGACACGATCGTGGCGGCTGTGCACGGCGATCGGCATCGCCGCCGCGTGGGAGGTGCTGGAGAACTCGCCGATCATCATCGATCGGTACCGCTCCGCGACGATGTCGCTGGACTACCTGGGTGACAGCGTGGTCAACTCGCTGGGCGATGTGCTCTCGTGCATCGCCGGCTTCTTCCTTGCCCAGGCGCTGGGGTGGAAGAAGACGCTGGCCCTGCTGGTCGCGATCGAGTTGCTGTTGCTCGTGGTGATCCGCGACAACCTGACGCTCAACGTGCTCATGCTCGTCTACCCGGTGGACGCTATCAAGGCGTGGCAGTCCGTCGGGCACGTGTGA
- a CDS encoding EAL domain-containing protein produces MPDPDTQTADVPATSDASRVRRLIADGAIRAVFQPIVDLSRGEIFAYEVLSRPDLDSGFDSPADLFRAAQETGQLWELESVTRRISLQAATKWPANVKLFLNCTPEVFGDPRFVPALEHDILACTADAGVTLPPERLVIEITEQASELAIESLRHHLDRLRSLHIDLAIDDVGVGSSGLSRIMLFRPQWLKLDRGFLDQIDSDRLKQNMVRFLVHFARLSGVKVLAEGIETQDELTALIGLGVRYGQGYYLGRPAPRGESIDPEVGAWAKTRWAKAADQVGESLHQATVARLCRPATLVQPTSSSTDAAAMLDAEPTHAGVVVFDGRRVVAAMSRRTVIELTRNPATAEASILQATSQVCVAPSDATLAEALHLLAARPDNELASPIVILDGAQVMGLVSVQELLGAAASLRSGESGSRFGLPGRDEAERRFAELIDAAQSPGVSHFADHCDAAFVDIRRHSDLAGAFGGQEADRIVSKLADLIRTSILQSVRASSAWHLGGDRFLLCAPPGSLAQPLRRLVDRFDSTLHDRTCVQPPSAMPVSAPRATIRALLIPGAVGRVSCVSDLYLIEQQLRRRARTMEHTGQTARSLLIADHRLQRPAARLSA; encoded by the coding sequence ATGCCTGACCCTGACACGCAAACAGCAGACGTTCCCGCCACGTCCGACGCTTCGCGCGTCCGGCGACTGATCGCGGATGGAGCGATCCGCGCCGTGTTCCAGCCAATCGTCGACCTCTCCCGCGGCGAGATCTTCGCGTACGAGGTGTTGAGCCGGCCCGATCTGGATTCGGGCTTCGACTCCCCCGCCGACCTGTTCCGCGCTGCGCAGGAGACCGGCCAGCTGTGGGAACTCGAGTCCGTCACGCGCCGCATCTCCCTGCAGGCCGCGACGAAGTGGCCGGCAAATGTAAAACTGTTCCTGAACTGCACCCCCGAGGTCTTCGGTGACCCGCGGTTTGTCCCCGCGCTGGAGCACGACATCCTCGCGTGCACCGCGGACGCTGGCGTCACACTGCCACCCGAACGGCTGGTCATCGAGATCACCGAGCAGGCCAGCGAACTCGCGATCGAATCGCTGCGTCACCACCTCGACCGGCTGCGCAGCCTTCACATTGATCTGGCGATCGACGACGTCGGCGTGGGCTCGAGCGGTCTGAGCCGCATCATGCTCTTCCGGCCGCAGTGGCTCAAGCTGGACCGCGGCTTCCTCGACCAGATCGACTCGGACCGCCTCAAGCAGAACATGGTCCGCTTCCTGGTGCACTTTGCCCGCCTCAGCGGCGTCAAGGTGCTCGCGGAGGGGATCGAGACCCAGGACGAACTGACCGCACTCATCGGCCTCGGCGTCCGGTACGGCCAGGGCTACTACCTCGGCCGACCGGCTCCCCGCGGCGAATCGATCGATCCGGAAGTCGGCGCCTGGGCCAAGACCCGCTGGGCCAAAGCCGCCGATCAGGTTGGCGAATCGCTGCACCAGGCTACCGTCGCCCGTCTGTGCCGCCCGGCCACTCTCGTGCAGCCCACATCCTCCTCGACCGACGCGGCCGCTATGCTCGACGCCGAGCCGACCCACGCCGGGGTAGTTGTCTTCGATGGCCGCCGTGTCGTCGCTGCGATGTCTCGCCGGACTGTCATCGAGTTGACCCGGAACCCGGCAACCGCCGAAGCCTCCATTCTCCAAGCAACATCTCAGGTGTGCGTCGCTCCGTCCGACGCAACCCTGGCAGAGGCCCTGCACCTGCTCGCCGCTCGCCCGGACAACGAGCTCGCCTCACCGATCGTCATCCTTGACGGCGCCCAGGTGATGGGCTTGGTAAGCGTCCAGGAGTTGCTCGGCGCGGCCGCCTCGTTGCGGTCCGGAGAATCCGGCTCTCGATTCGGGCTCCCGGGACGCGACGAGGCCGAGCGGCGTTTCGCCGAACTGATCGATGCAGCACAGTCTCCAGGCGTTTCCCATTTCGCCGACCACTGCGATGCCGCGTTTGTTGACATCCGGCGCCACTCCGACCTTGCCGGCGCTTTCGGCGGACAGGAGGCCGATCGGATCGTCTCCAAACTCGCCGACCTTATCCGCACCAGCATTCTGCAGAGCGTGCGTGCCTCCAGCGCGTGGCATCTCGGCGGCGACCGGTTCCTGCTCTGCGCTCCCCCCGGCTCTCTCGCGCAGCCTTTGCGGCGTCTTGTCGACCGCTTCGATTCGACGCTGCACGACAGGACCTGCGTCCAACCACCATCCGCGATGCCCGTGTCAGCCCCACGTGCCACCATCCGCGCACTGCTGATCCCAGGGGCCGTTGGGCGGGTCTCCTGCGTTTCGGACCTGTACCTGATCGAGCAGCAACTCCGCCGCCGCGCACGCACGATGGAGCACACCGGCCAGACCGCCCGGTCCCTGCTGATCGCCGATCACCGCCTGCAGCGGCCTGCCGCGCGCCTGTCAGCCTGA